Genomic window (Phaeodactylum tricornutum CCAP 1055/1 chromosome 3, complete sequence):
AAGGCATTATCCACCGGGATTTGAAATTGGAAaactttttgttttcgtcaaTCAAGGTAGAATCGGAGCTCAAGATGATTGATTTCGGCCTGAGTAAGCATTTTGTCCTCGGCGAGCACCATCACGAACAGGTGGGAACACCGTATACCGTAGCGCCCGAAATTATTCGTGGCGCTTATGACGAGAAAAGCGACATCTGGGCACTGGGTGTGATTACGTACTTACTATTGAGTGGCGAAACTCCCTTTGGAGGATTGGATGGAGAAGATCTGATGCTCGTAAAAGAGAACATAATGAGAGCAGAGGTACTTTTTGAGCCAAAAGAGGTGTGGGAAAGTGTAAGCGACGCAGGGAAAAACTTCGTGAAAACGCTTTTGAATCCTGAACCAACGCTGAGACCAACAGCGAGAGAAACTCAGAAGAATCCTTGGATTCAGGTTTGGGCAAAGAAAGACGTGAAAGAAGGAGACAGATTGAATTCAAGAACAATTGATGCATTGATGAATTTCAAAGAACAATCCGACATGCAAAAATTGCTTTCAGAAGTTCTTAGTTTCACTCTACTCCCTGAGCAGATTGTGGAGCTCCGCAGCGAATTTGAGAAAATTGACACCGACGGTGACGGCGAAATTTCGCTGGAGGCAATGAAACGTGTCCTGATGGGGGTGGCAGAGGGCGGTGCACTCGGAGCATTGACAGAACAAGAAATCGAGACTTTGTTTGAATCCATTCGTTTTAGCAAATCGGAGCCGACAATCCGTTGGCACGAGTTTCTCGCTGCTGGTTTATCTCAAGCGCGTGTAGACGACCGCAACCTCCGTCTTGCGTTTGATCGAATGGATACGGATCGTAAAGGGTAGGTTCCGCTTCTCTTTCTACAGAAGCAGACTTGTATCAATTACTGACGCTGCGTCTAATTCTTGTAGATATATCACTTTTGATGATCTTAAGGATCTGCTGGGTAGGAGCACCGAGTCCGACGCTTTGGAGAGAATCTGGATGGAAAGCTTGGAGGAATGCAAAGCCAGGCTAAATCGAATCACTTTCGAAGACTTCAAACGGTTAATGAAAGGACAGCCAAAAGACCATGTGAAAGTGATTCCTCCGCTTACCGTCAGTGCCCTCCGCAACGCGGAGGTGAGTGTCGGAATAAATTCAACAGACAAAAATCTTCTTTCAGCCCCGGGGCATTTGGTGAGTGGCCTATCAACGGAAGGTCTCACACCTGTTCGAGAGGAGAAAACGAATGGCATCGGGGCCAGTGCTTCCGATCTCGAACTTCTAGATCAACAGTCCGACTCTCATTTGATCTATAAAAAGAAGCGTTCTCATTCACACGAGCCAGGCTCTCCTTTATGGGTGGAGAATGAAAGAAATGCTTCCGGGGATCTTCGAGATTCTTCTCGGGCAGTGATGCTCCCTGGACATGTCGACGGATTGCACGAAGAAGTCATCAAAGATATGAACATGTCTCCCTTGGTTATAAACCGTGCGTTGTACAGAAAACACCGCGAGATGCGCACGGCAGTACTGGATGCCTCGAAGCAGTTTGACGAAAAGAGAACTGAAAGACTCGCTCTTCCTCGTGCTGCGCTCATTATGAAGCGCGGTGCCACGCCACCTGTAGAATTGACCGACATGCACAACCGAGCCATGTTCGAAGCGGCAGCAAAGCGCTGTGGGCGCGCACGAAGAACTAGGAACAAGACGGTGTCTGATGTTACGGGAATGTTGATAAATACTTAGTTTCACGGAACTTAACGAAACCGAATTTCTACTTGTGTTCCTCTCTCAATTGCTTGAGCATCGCGATCATCTCATCAATCTTTTTCTCACCCTCGACCTGATTTTCCCGATTGCGGATGTTGACCGAGCCGTTGGCGACCTCGGCCTTGCCTACGACAAACTGAAAGTTATACTGCGCTACCTGTGCATTGCGAACCTTCTTTTGAAATGTATTCTTCGAGGTATCGACATCCACATAGAAACCTTCGGCATGGAGTTTCGCACGAATATCTTCGCTGTAATCGAAAAATTCGGCATGAACCGGCACGAGCATCACTTGTCGAGGACTCAGCCAGAATGGCCACTTTCCTCCATAGTGTTCGCACAAGACGGCAAACATGCGCTCCACACTACCAAGCATGGCACGATGGATCATCACTGGCCGAGCAAACTGCTGGCCTTCTTCCTTGCTCGCCGTGGTGTATTGGAGGTCAAATCGAATGGGTAGTTGGAAATCCAGCTGTACAGTAGCACACTGGTGCACACGATCCATGGCGTCCATAACCTTGATGTCGATTTTGGGTCCATAAAAGGCGCCGTCCCCCGGATTTACTCTCCAGCCACCCTTGCCAGCGAACATATCCATGGCGTTCGCCAGGGCTTCCTCCGCGCGCTCCCAAAGCGCAACGTCCCCGAGCGCCTTTTGAGGACGTGTGGACAGTTCCAGTTTGTACGTCATTCCGAATGTATCGTAAACATCCTTCATAAAATTAAGCGCATCCACGActtctttttcaatttgATCCTCGCGGCAGTAAATATGGGCATCATCCTGCTGAAAGCGTCGGACGCGCGTCAAGCCCGTGAGAGCACCGGAAAGTTCGTTGCGATGCAACACTCCGAAATCGGCAAAACGCAGCGGCAAATCACGGTAGGAACGAATTGAATTGGCGAACATGAGACAGTGACCAGGACAATTCATGGGTTTCATAGCCCATTCTTGACCTTCCACGTCAAAACAGAACATAGCGTCCTTGTAGTGGAGGGCGTGGCCGGACTTGTGCCACAAATCAAGATTGTAAATGTTGGGTGTGATGATTTCGTCGTAGCCGCGGTTCCAGTAGTGTGATTTAATAAAATCAATGAGCTTGTTGTAAATGCGGGCTCCGTGCGGCAGCCAAAAGGCGCTCCCTGCAGATAAGTCATGGAACATTATGAG
Coding sequences:
- a CDS encoding predicted protein, whose translation is QTPFGKPIEEIYDGVHDGPVLGSGVSGIVRLVIHRATGVKYAVKCLDIGLIDSTEGLRALRNEIFIMCQLDHPNVVRIEEVYESVNEIYILQELCVGGDLFDRLDEQTDYHYTEAQCAHLVKQMLSSVRYLHSKGIIHRDLKLENFLFSSIKVESELKMIDFGLSKHFVLGEHHHEQVGTPYTVAPEIIRGAYDEKSDIWALGVITYLLLSGETPFGGLDGEDLMLVKENIMRAEVLFEPKEVWESVSDAGKNFVKTLLNPEPTLRPTARETQKNPWIQVWAKKDVKEGDRLNSRTIDALMNFKEQSDMQKLLSEVLSFTLLPEQIVELRSEFEKIDTDGDGEISLEAMKRVL
- a CDS encoding predicted protein, translating into MGKGDGKKEKKGSPSETIGWGATPKFAVLQYPGETQPVGTLSTAASHETSNDATTSLTPGRRVQAGRGPKMASTGLAIGRDSFTVRVRDPAWLTSRAAVYDRIRASRAAELALKTPTPIRVVMPDGKVLEQDQEGQNFRAWQTTPWDVARVIAQGLADAATVARENQLLWDMTRPLVGNVAKLELLKFEDDQDAKTVFWHSSAHMMGEALEHLYGCKLTIGPPLAGGFYYDSYMGKDAFREEDYSPVEGEVGKIIKQKQKFERLVITKEEGLELFADNPFKVNILTTKVPDGSRTTVYKCGDLIDLCRGPHLSHTGKVKAFAATRHSATNWLGDTNNDTLQRMYGISFPDKKMLKVWKENQEKAKERDHRRIAAKQDLIMFHDLSAGSAFWLPHGARIYNKLIDFIKSHYWNRGYDEIITPNIYNLDLWHKSGHALHYKDAMFCFDVEGQEWAMKPMNCPGHCLMFANSIRSYRDLPLRFADFGVLHRNELSGALTGLTRVRRFQQDDAHIYCREDQIEKEVVDALNFMKDVYDTFGMTYKLELSTRPQKALGDVALWERAEEALANAMDMFAGKGGWRVNPGDGAFYGPKIDIKVMDAMDRVHQCATVQLDFQLPIRFDLQYTTASKEEGQQFARPVMIHRAMLGSVERMFAVLCEHYGGKWPFWLSPRQVMLVPVHAEFFDYSEDIRAKLHAEGFYVDVDTSKNTFQKKVRNAQVAQYNFQFVVGKAEVANGSVNIRNRENQVEGEKKIDEMIAMLKQLREEHK